A section of the Prionailurus bengalensis isolate Pbe53 chromosome C2, Fcat_Pben_1.1_paternal_pri, whole genome shotgun sequence genome encodes:
- the LOC122492337 gene encoding histone H2B type 2-E1-like: protein MYIYKVLKQVHPDIGISSKAMSIMNSFVNDVFERLAGKAAWLAQYSGRTTLTSREVQTAVRLLLPGELAKHAVSEGTKAITKYTSSK, encoded by the coding sequence ATGTACATCTACAAGGTGCTGAAGCAGGTGCACCCTGACATTGGCATCTCTTCCAAGGCCATGAGCATCATGAATTCGTTTGTGAATGATGTGTTTGAACGGCTGGCTGGCAaggctgcctggctggcccagtacTCGGGCCGAACCACACTGACCTCCCGGGAAGTCCAGACGGCCGTGCGCCTGCTGCTGCCCGGGGAGCTGGCCAAGCACGCCGTGTCCGAGGGCACCAAGGCCATCACCAAGTACACCAGCTCCAAGTGA